Genomic DNA from Streptomyces venezuelae:
TCCACGCCAGGTCCGGGTCGGGGAGCGTCAGGCCGAGGGATTCCGCCTGGGGGACGCAGATGTCCACGAAGCGCTGGCGCAGCTCGTCGTTCGAGTGGCGCTTGATCTTCCACGTCATGGACTGCTCGGAGTGCGAGGACTCGTCGTCGGGCGGGCCGAACATCATCAGGGACGGCCACCACCAGCGGTCCACCGCGTCCTGGGCCATGGCGTGCTGCGCCTCGGTGCCGCGGCTGAGGGCGAGCAGCGACTCGTACCCCTGGCGCTGGTGGAAGGACTCCTCCTTGCAGACGCGGACCATCGCCCGCGCGTACGGCCCGTACGAACACCGGCACAGGGGGACCTGGTTGGTGATCGCCGCGCCGTCCACGAGCCAGCCGATCGCACCCACGTCGGCCCAGGTCAACGTGGGGTAGTTGAAGATCGACGAGTACTTCTGGCGGCCGGAGTGCAGCTTGTCGAGCAGTTCGTCACGGCTCGCGCCGAGGGTCTCCGCCGCGCTGTACAGATACAGGCCGTGGCCGGCCTCGTCCTGCACCTTGGCCATGAGGATCGCCTTGCGCCGCAGGGAGGGGGCGCGGGTGATCCAGTTGGCCTCCGGCTGCATGCCGATGATCTCGGAGTGCGCGTGCTGGGCGATCTGGCGCACGAGGGACGCGCGATACGCGTCCGGCATCCAGTCGCGCGGCTCGATGCGCTCGTCGGCGGCGACCGCCGCGTCGAAGACGGCCTGGTACTCCGCTGCGCGCGCGGCAGGGTCCGCGGCGGGCGCGGCCTCGTCCGGCTCCGTGCCCGCCGCCTGGTGTGCGGCTGCTGTCGCCATCTCGGTCCCCCTCGACCTGTGAGCGAACCGCCCGACCGATCGTTCGGTTCGTTGAATTCAATGGTGCGGTCCTCCGCCATAAGGTGTCAACCCTGTGGATAACTTCACGGACGCTGTGCGTGGTGGGCAGGCGTGAGTACCGTTCCGGCGGCAGGGTTCGGTGCGGGAACGGGGAACGGGGCGGAATGGACCGGAACGACGAGGGCTCCGGTGAGGGGCCCGGTGAATCTGTCGGGGCCGAAGCGGGTGGCCCGGAGGCCGAGCGGCCGGTCCGGGTCGGGATCGCCGGGCTCAGGCTCGGCTACCAGATCGCCGCCGCGTGCGCCCTCGCCGTCGTCGCCGCGGCCGCCTGCGTCCACGTGGCCATGCTGTTCCTGCACGTCGCGCCCTCGAACACGCTGACCAAGCAGCACGGGGACGTGGTCGACGAATGGATCTACCCCGAGTTCGAGCAGAACTGGAAGCTCTTCGCGCCCAACCCGCTCCAGCAGAACGTCGCCGTCCAGGCCCGTGCGGAGCTCCGCACGGCTGACGGGGGCGTGCGGACCACCGACTGGTACGGCCTCTCCGCCATGGACGGTGCCGCCATCGACGGAAGCCTGCTGCCCAGCCACACGCAGCAGAACGAACTCCGCCGCGCCTGGGACTTCTACGTGGGCTCGCACGACTCGCAGAATCGTCCCGTCGGCCTGCGGGGCCAGCTCTCCGAGCGCTACGTCCGCCGCATCGCGTACATGCGGCTCGACCGCGAGGAGCCGGGACGCGAGGGCGACGAGATCGCCCGTGTGCAGTTGCGCTCGAAGACGACCAACGTGCGGCCGCCGAAGTGGAGCGACGAGAAGGTCTCCCTCAAGCCCACGTACCGGGTGCTCCCGTGGTGGACGGTGGAGCCGGACGACCTGCCGCTCGCCGAAGGAAGGGGCCGCGTGGACGCCGATACGAAGAGCCACGCAGGCGTCGGTACGAAGGGGCGCGCGGACACCGAAGCGGAGGGTGCTGCCCGATGAGCCGCTTCGAGCACCCTCTGGCGCGGGGCCTCAGCAATGTCACGGGCTTCGCCCTGGGGCCGTACCAGACCGCGGTGATCCGTATCGGATTCGCCGGCACCTGGCTGTTCTTCCTGCTGCGCGAGCTGCCCCACCGTCACGAGATGTACGGGCCCGACGGTCCCTGGAACTGGGACATGGCGCAGCAGCTCATCGCGAACAACGGTGCCTTCACCGCGCTGATGTGGTCGGACGGGCACCTCTGGTTCGAGATCGTCTACGCGGTGGGCATCCTCAGCAGCGTCCTGCTGCTGCTCGGCTGGCACACGCGCGCGATGTCCGTGCTCTTCATGATCGGGGTGCTGTCGCTGCAGAACCGCAGCATCTTCATGGGGGACGGCGGTGACAACGTCATCCACCTGATGTCGACGTATCTGGTCTTCACGCGCTGCGGCCAGGTCTGGTCGCTGGACGCGCGGCGGGCGGAACGCGCGCGTGAGGGCGGGCAGGACCCGGCCGGTCCTGCCGGGCCCGTCCTGTGGTGGGTGCTCGGGCTCGCATTGTCCGTCGTGACGTTCATGGGGGAGCTCAGCGGTGGCTGGCTGCTGCTCTTCTGGGGGCTGTGGCTTGCGCACGGCCTCTGGTGGGCCGTGGGGCGGCGGGCCCCGGGGAGCGAGCTGCGGAAGCTGCTCGATGTCGTGGCCAACCTCGCCCACAACGCGGGCCTGCTGGTGATCATGGTCGAGGCCTGTCTGATCTACGCGACCGCCGGCTGGTACAAGATCCAGGGGAGTCGCTGGCAGGACGGCACGGCCGTGTACTACCCGCTGAACCTCGACTACTTCTCCCCGTGGCCCGCGCTCTCCGAACTGCTCTCGTCCCACGGCATCATGGTGCTCCTGGTGACGTACGGAACGGTCGCCGTACAGGTGGCCTTCCCCTTCGCCCTCTTCAACCGCCGGGTCAAGAACGTCCTGCTCGTGGCCATGATCGTCGAGCACTCCGCGATCGCGGTCGTTCTGGGGCTGCCGTTCTTCTCGCTCGCGATGATCGCGGCCGACGCGGTGTTCCTGCCGACGTCATTCCTGCGGCGGCTCGGCCGGTGGGCGGCACGCGTGCGTGAAGGGGCGTTATCCCGGCTTCCGCTTTCTCGCGGCAGTGATGTGCCGGAGCAGCGGTCCGGTGACGCCGAGGGTTCCGCGAAATTCGTGGGGACTGGGGACTCCGCCAGGTCTGCGGATTCCGGGGACGCCACCGAGTCCATGGCTTCCGGGGACTCCGTGGCCGGGGCGCGGGGCGAGGAACCCACCGGCCCCGCCCACGTAGGCTTCACGCCATGAACAGGACGGACGGGGCGGACCCCGAGGGCGCCGTGCGCGCCTGGCGCGGGCTCGCCGATACGTCCGTGCTGCTGGACGGTTTCCACGCGGTCAAGCACGCCCTGCGCTTCGACGCGCGGGTGCCGGTGGCGCTGACCAGTGACCGGCCCGCTGTCCTGGCCCTGGCGGATGAGCTCGCGCCGGATGTGAAGGACGCGCTCGACGAGCTCCTGACCCAGGTCCCGGACGACCGGCTGCGCGCCCTGGTGCCGCGGCTGCATCCCACGGCCATGGCCGCCCTCGCGGTACGTCCTTCGCGCGCGGCCAACCTGGAGGCGCTGCGGAGGCCGTCCCGGTCCGCGCCGGTCGTCGTGCTCGACGATCCGCGCAACCTGGGCAACGCCGGCGCGGTGATCCGGCTCGCCGCCGGGTTCGGGGCGACCGGGGTCGTGACGACCGGCACGCTCGACCCATGGCACCCCACCGTGGTGCGGGGCGGCGCGGGCCTGCACTTCGCGACCGCCGTGGAACGCGTGGAGGTGGCGGACCTCCCGCCCGGCCCTGTCTTCGCGCTCGACGCGGAGGGCGATGACATCAGGGGGCTGAAGCTTCCGGACGACGCCGTGCTCGCCTTCGGCTCGGAGCGCAGCGGGCTGTCGGCCGCACTGCGTGAGCGCGCGGACCACCTGGTGTCCCTGCCGATGCGCCCGCAGGTGTCCAGCTACAACCTGGCGACGAGCGTCGGCATGGCGCTCTTCCACTGGTCGGCGGGCAGGCCCCCGGGGCCGGAGGCCTGACCCGCCGCGCGTCATGCGAGACGCGCAAGCCGTCACGCGTCCTTGCGGATCTCCACCACGCGGAAGCGGTTGGCCACGAAGGCGCCGTCGCACAGTGCGGCGTTCGCCGCGGGGTTGCCGCCCGAGCCGTGGAAGTCCGAGAACGCCGCCGTCTGGTTCACGTAGACACCGCCTGTGAGGTTCAGGGACAGCTGGGCGCACTCTTCGAGGCAGGTCTCCTCGACGGTGGCGGAGAACTCCTCCGACGTCGTGTACGCCCCGACGGTCATCGCTCCCTTGTCACGCACCGTGCGGCGCAGCAGCTCCACCGCGTCCTCCCCGGAGTCGACGGCGACCGCGAAGGAGACCGGGCCGAAGCACTCGCTCAGATACGCGGCCTCGGCGTCCGGCTTGGCGCCGTCCAGCTTGACGATCACCGGGGTGCGGACGACGGCGTCCGGGAACTCCGGGTTGGTGATCTCCCGCGAGGGGAGGGCGACCTCGCCGAGGCCCGCGGCGGCTTCCAGGCGGGACTTCACGTCCGGGTTGACCAGAGCGCCCAGGATGCCGTTCGCCCGCGCATCGTCGCCCAGCAGGCCGTTCACCGAGGCCGCGAGGTCGGCGACCACGTCGTCGTACGACTTCGCGCCCGCGTCGGTCTGAATCCCGTCCCGGGGGATCAGCAGGTTCTGCGGGGTGGTGCACATCTGGCCGCTGTACAGAGACAGGGAGAAGGCCAGGTTGGCCAGCATTCCCTTGTAGTCGTCCGTCGACTCGACGACGACGGTGTTGACGCCGGCCTTCTCCGTGTAGACCTGCGCCTGGCGGGCGTTGGCCTCGAGCCAGTCGCCGAAGGACGTCGATCCGGTGTAGTCGATCAGCTTGATCTCGGGGCGCACGGCGAGCGTCTTGGCGATGCCCTCGCCGGGCCGCTCGACGGCCAGGCAGACGAGGTTCGGGTCGAAGCCCGCCTCGGCGAGGACCTCACGGGCGATGCGCACCGTGAGCGCCAGGGGCAGGACCGCGCGCGGGTGGGGCTTGACCAGGACGGGGTTGCCGGTGGCGAGCGAGGCGAACAGTCCGGGATAGCCGTTCCACGTCGGGAACGTGTTGCAGCCGATCATGAGCGAGATGCCGCGCGCGACGGGCGTGAACCGCTTGTTCAGGGCGATCGGATCGCGCTTGCCCTGGGGCTTGGTCCACTCGGCGGCGTCAGGGGTGCGGGACTGCTCGACGTACGCGTAGGCGACCGCTTCGAGGCCGCGGTCCTGCGCGTGCGGGCCGCCCGCCTGGAAGGCCATCATGAAGGCCTGGCCGCTGGTGTGCATGACCGCGTGCGCGAATTCGTGCGTGCGGGCGCTGATGCGCGACAGGATCTCCAGACAGACCACGGCGCGCACCTCCGCGCCCGCGTCGCGCCAGGCGCGCATCCCGGTGCGCATGGCGGGCAGCAGGGTGTCGATGTCCGGGTGGGGGTACGTGATCCCCAACTCCGGGCCGTACGGAGAGACCTCGCCGCCGACCCAGTCGTCCGTGCCGGGCTGGTCGAGGTCGAAGCGGGTGCCCTGGAGGGCGTCGAAGGCGGCCTTTCCCTCGGGCAGGCTCAGGCTGCCGTTCTCCCCGTACGCCTTCGGGTGCTCGGGGTGGGGGGACCAGTACGCACGCGTGCGGATGGTCTCCAGCGCCTGGTCGAGGGTGGGCCGGTGCTTGGCGATCAGCTGGGGCGCGGTGAGTTCGGCGGCCATGACGGGACCAACTCCTCCTCGGGCAGCTCTTCGTCGAGCTGGCGAGCTGGGCAGGGACGGTGGGCAGGAACGCTCTGACAGGGCTAGAGTAACCGAACGATCGGTCGGGACAAGGGGGTCCGCCAAAGCTGTGGACAACTTCTCGACGGCCACCCCCGGACCCTGCGGCCGACGGGCCGTGCGGGAGGATCGCGAACATGACAGCACTCGAGCTCAGCAGCGCCGTTGCCGTGGTCGGCACCGGAACCATGGGGCAGGGCATCGCGCAGGTCGCCCTGGTCGCGGGGCACCCCGTGCGGCTGTACGACGCCGCGCCGGGCCGCGCGAAGGCGGCGGCCGACGCGATCGGTGCGCGCCTGGACCGGCTCGTCGAGAAGGGCAGGCTCACCGCCGAGGACCGCGCCGCGGCCGGCGCCCGGCTCACCCCCGCCGAGAGCCTCGCCGAGCTCGCCGGCTGTGGTCTCGTCGTCGAGGCGATCCTCGAACAACTCGACGTGAAGCAGCGCCTTTTCCAGGACCTCGAAGAGGTCGTCGCCGAGGAATGTCTGCTGGCCACGAACACGTCGTCCCTCTCCGTGACCGCGATCGCGGGCGCCCTGCGCGCACCGGGCCGCTTCGTCGGCCTGCACTTCTTCAACCCGGCCCCCCTGCTCCCTCTCGTCGAGGTCGTCAGCGGCTTCGCGACGGAGGAGACCGCCGCCACGCGCGCGTACGAGACGGCCAAGACCTGGGGGAAGACCCCGGTGCGCTGCGCGGACACCCCCGGCTTCATCGTCAACCGCATCGCACGGCCTTTCTACGCCGAGGCGCTGCGCCTGTACGAGGAGCGGGTCGCCGACCCCGCCACGATCGACGCCGTCCTGCGCGAGTGCGGCGGATTCAAGATGGGTCCCTTCGAACTCACCGACCTCATCGGCCAGGACGTCAACGAAGCCGTCACACGCTCCGTGTGGGAGTCCTTCTTCCAGGACCCCAAGTTCACGCCGTCCCTCGCGCAGCGCCGCCTCGTGGAGTCCCGCCGCCTCGGACGGAAGTCGGGCCAGGGCTGGTACGCGTACGGGGACGACGCCCCGCGCGCGGAGCCGCACACCGCGCCGCCCGCACAGGCACCGGAGTCCGTCACCGTGCACGGCGACCTCTTCCCGGCGGAGGCGCTGACCGCCCTCATGGAGGAGGCGGGCATCCGGGTCGGACGCGGCGAGGGCGTCCCCGAGTACCCCGGCTCCATCGAGCTCCCCGGCGGGGCCCGGCTCGCCCTGGCCGACGGCACGGCCGCCGACACCGACGCCGAGCCCACCATCCACTTCGACCTTGCGCTGGACTACCGCGCCGCCACCAGGATCGCCCTCGCCCCCTCGAGCAGGGTCGACGAACAGTCCCTGAACGAGGCGATCGGCCTCTTCCAGGCGCTCGGCAAGAAGGTCAGCGTCATCGGGCACACCCCCGGCATGATCGTCGCCCGTACGGTGTGGATGCTCGTCGACTTCGCCCTGGACGCCGTCGGGCGCGAGGTCGCGGACGCCGAGGACATCGACACCGCCATGCGGCTCGGCGTCAACTACCCGCTCGGACCCATCGCATGGGGCCGCCGCCTCACCGCGTACCGGGTGGCAGAGGCGCTCGACGCCCTGCACGACGAGTACCCCACCGGGCGCTACGCGCCCTCCCAGGCACTGCGGCGCCAAGCCGTGCGAGAGGAGTACTCATGACCATCGCCCGGCGCGACACGTACACCCCGGAGACGCTCCTGAGCGTGGCCGTGCGGGTCTTCAACGAGCGCGGCTACGACGGCACGTCCATGGAGCACCTCTCCAAGGCCGCCGGCATCTCCAAGTCGTCGATCTACCACCACGTGGCGGGCAAGGAGGAGCTGCTGCGCCGCGCCGTGAGCCGGGCGCTCGACGGGCTCTTCGGGATCCTCGCCGAGGACGACGCGCGCGTGGGCAGCGCGGTGCGGCGTCTGGAGTACGTCACGCGCCGCACCGTCGAGGTGCTGGTCGCCGAACTGCCCTACGTGACACTGCTCCTGCGGGTGCGCGGCAACACGGACACCGAGCGCTGGGCCATGGAGCGGCGCAGGGAGTTCGATCAGCAGGTGGCGGCGCTCCTCAAGGAGGCAGTCGCCGACGGTGACCTGCGCTCCGACGTCGAACTGCGCCTCGCCACCCGGCTGCTCTTCGGGATGATCAACTCCATCGTGGAGTGGTACCGGCCGGAGAGCCGGGGTGCCGCCAACGGCGAACAGATCGCCGACGCGGTCGTGCAACTGGCTTTCGCGGGCCTGCGCACGGACCGCTGAGCCCGGGGCCCAAGGCGGGCTCTCAGCCGTCCGGCTCCATGTCGTCCTCCTCGAAGACCAGCAACGTACGCGTGCTGAGGACTTCGGGGATGGACTGCAGCCGGGTCAGCACCAGCTCACGCAGGGCTCGGTTGTCCGGCGTGTGCACCAGGAGCAGTACGTCGAAGTCGCCGCTGACCAGGGCGATGTGGGACGCACCCGGAAGTGCGCGCAGATGCTCGCGCACCGTGCGCCAGGTGTTCTGGACGATCTTCAGCGTGATGTAGGCGGACGCGCCCTGCCCGGCGCGTTCGTGATTGATGCGCGCCCCGAAGCCCCGGATGACGCCGTCGTCGATGAGGCGGTTGATGCGCGCGTACGCGTTGGCCCGTGACACATGGACCCGTTCGGCCACGGAGCGTATCGAGGCGCGACCGTCCGTGTGCAGGATCTGCAGGATGTCGCGGTCTATGGCATCCAGGGGCCGGGGATCCGGAATCTGTGGCTCGGGACGGTCGCCGTCCGGTCCGTCGGCCATTCGTTCAGGTGCCATGTCCCCCCGCCTCCCTACCATGGACGTACTGCATCCATCCCAGGCTGTGCAGAACCGTTTGTCCACAGCCTGGAGGCGCCTGTAGCCAAAATGTGCCGACGACCGAACAATCGGTAGGTGAGGCGCATCACGTCGCGTGCCTCTTATGCCGCTCCCACGAGGAGACCGCTTCCCCCAGGAGGTGCCGTCATGACGGTCATGGAGCAGCGGGGCGCCTACCGGCCCACCCCGCCCCCCGCTTGGCAGCCCAGGACCGACCCCGCGCCGCTGCTGCCGGACGCGGAGCCCTACCGCGTCCTGGGCACCGGCGCCGCCGACAAGGTCGACCCGGAGCTGCTGCGGCGGCTCTACGCGGAGCTGGTGCGCGGCCGTCGGTACAACACGCAGGCGACGGCGCTGACCAAACAGGGCAGGCTCGCGGTCTATCCCTCCAGCACCGGGCAGGAGGCGTGCGAGATCGCCGCCGCCCTCGCCCTGGAGGAGCGGGACTGGCTCTTTCCCAGTTACCGGGACACGCTCGCCGTGGTCGCCCGCGGCCTCGCCCCCGCGAGCGCGCTGACCTTGTTGCGCGGCGACTGGCACACCGGATACGACCCGCGCGAGCACCGCATAGCGCCGCTGAGCACCCCTCTTGCGACCCAGCTCCCCCATGCCGTCGGCCTCGCGCACGCGGCCCGGCTCAAGGGCGACGGCGTCGTCGCGCTCGCCATGGTCGGTGACGGCGGCACCAGCGAGGGCGACTTCCACGAGGCGCTGAACTTCGCCGCAGTGTGGCAGGCCCCCGTCGTCTTCCTCGTGCAGAACAACGGCTTCGCGATCTCCGTGCCGCTCGCCAAGCAGACGGCGGCCCCGTCCCTGGCCCACAAGGCCGTGGGGTACGGCATGCCGGGACGCCTGGTCGACGGCAACGACGCGGCGGCGATGCACGAGGTGCTGAGCGAAGCGGTCGCCCGCGCGCGTGAGGGTGGCGGCCCCACGCTCGTCGAGGCGGTCACGTACCGCATGGAGGCGCACACGAACGCCGACGACGCCACTCGCTACCGACAGGACACCGACGTCGAGGCCTGGCGCGACCACGACCCGATCCTGCTCATGGAGCGGGAGCTCACGGAGCGCGGACTCCTGGACGACGACATGAAGCGGCAGGCAAGCGACGACGCCGAGGCCATGGCCGCCGACCTGCGCGAACACATGAACCAGGAGCCCGTGCTCGACCCCATGGACCTCTTCACGCACGTGTACGCCGAGCAGACCTCCCAGCTCAGGGAGCAGGCGGCACAGTTGCGGGCCGAGCTCGAAGTCGCCTCGGAAGAGGCCGAGGAGGAAGCCCGATGACCACGGTCGCGGCGAAGCCGGCCACCAAACCGGCCACCATGGCGCAGGCGCTCGGGCGCGCGCTGCGGGACTCGATGGCCGAGGACCCGTCCGTCCACGTCCTCGGAGAGGACGTCGGAGCGCTCGGCGGTGTCTTCAGGGTGACCGACGGGCTCGCGGCGGAGTTCGGCGAGGACCGCTGCACCGACACGCCCCTCGCCGAGGCGGGCATCCTCGGCACGGCGGTAGGCATGGCGATGTACGGGCTGCGGCCGGTCGTCGAGATGCAGTTCGACGCGTTCGCGTACCCCGCCTTCGAGCAGCTGATCTCACACGTGGCGCGGATGCGGAACCGCACGCGGGGCGCGTTGCCGCTGCCCATCACCGTGCGCGTGCCCTACGGCGGCGGCATCGGCGGCGTCGAGCACCACAGCGATTCCTCCGAGGCGTACTACATCGCGACCCCCGGCCTGCACGTCGTCACGCCCGCCACGGTGTCCGACGCCTACGGCCTGCTGCGCGCCTCCATCGCCTCCGACGACCCCGTCGTCTTCCTGGAGCCGAAGCGGCTGTACTGGTCGAAGGCCGACTGGAACCCGGAGGCACCGCAAGCCGTTGAACCGATAGGCCGCGCGGTGGTGCGGCGCACCGGGCGCAGCGCCACGCTCATCACGTACGGACCGTCCGTGCCCGTCTGCCTGGAGGCGGCGGAGGCGGCCCGCGCCGAGGGCTGGGACCTCGAAGTGGTCGACCTGCGCTCCCTCGTGCCGTTCGACGACGAGACGGTCGCCGCGTCCGTGCGGCGGACCGGGCGGGCCGTCGTCGTCCACGAGTCGGGCGGCTTCGGTGGTCCCGGCGGCGAGATCGCCGCGCGTGTCACCGAGCGGTGCTTCCACCACCTGGAGGCGCCGGTGCTGCGCGTCGCGGGCTTCGACATCCCGTACCCTCCGCCGATGCTGGAGAAGCACCATCTCCCGGGCGTCGACCGGATCCTGGACGCGGTCGCGCGGCTGCAGTGGGAGGCGGACAGCTGATGGCCCAGGTCCTTGAATTCAAGCTGCCCGACCTCGGGGAAGGGCTGACGGAGGCGGAAGTCGTCCGCTGGCTCGTCGACGTCGGCGACGTCGTGACCGTGGACCAGCCGGTCGTCGAGGTCGAGACGGCCAAGGCGATGGTCGAGGTGCCGTGCCCCTACGGAGGCGTGGTCACCGCCCGCTTCGGCGAGGAGGGCACGGAACTGCCGGTGGGCGCGCCGCTGTTGACGGTCGCGGTGGGAGCGGGTTCTGGCGGGGCGCCTGAGGAGCCTGCTGATCGGGCCATGCAGGCCGCCGCGGAGCGCGCGGCCGCGGAACAGACGGCTGCGGAGCAGGGCGGTGCGGAGTCCTCCGGGAACGTGCTGGTCGGGTACGGGACGACGGCGGCACCTGCGCGGCGGCGCCGGGTGCGGGCGGTGCGGGTCTCCGCGCCACCGACTTCCGCGCCCGCCGATCCGGCTCCGGCTCCTCCCACCGCTCCGGCTCCAGCCGCGCCTGCCTCGGCCGCACCTCCCTCAACCTCCCCGGCCGCAAAGGCTCCCGCCCCCGGGGCGCCCGCTCTCGATGGGCCAGTTCCGGTGATCTCTCCGCTGGTGCGCAAGCTGGCGCGGGAGAACGACGTGGACCTGCGCAGTCTGGTGGGGTCCGGGCCGGACGGGCTCATCCTTCGGGCCGACGTCGACGCCGCCGTCGAGGCGCGCCGGGCGGTGGCACAGGCCGGGACGTCCGACGAGGAACGCACACGCGCGCTCAAGGCAGCCGTCCGGGAGGACGACGAACTGATCCGCGCCGGACGTCATGAGGCGCGGCAGCGCGTGGAGGCCGGGGAGGAGCCGCGCAGGACAGGCCTCTACTCCCGGCACCCGCTGACCGGACTGCGCGGGCTCGTCGCCGACAAGATGTCCCGCAGTCGCCGCGAGATACCGGAGGCGACCTGCTGGGTCGACGCCGACGCGACCGAGCTGCTGGCGGCCCGCAAGGCCATGAACGACGCCATGACCGACCGCGAAGGACAGAAGGTGTCGCTGCTCGCGCTCCTCGCGCGGATCAGCGTGGCCGGACTGACCCGCTTCCCGGCGCTCAACTCCGCCGTGGACATGGAGGCGCGAGAGGTGCGGCAGTTCGCCGACATCCACCTCGGCTTCGCCGCGCAGACCCCGCGCGGCCTGGTCGTTCCCGTGGTGCGGCACGCGCAGTCGCGGTCGACCGGCTCGATCAACGCGGAGCTGATACGGCTCACGGAGTCCGCGCGCGCGGGAACGCTCACGCCGGGGGAGCTCACCGGAGGCACGTTCACGCTCAACAACTACGGGGTGTTCGGGGTCGACGGTTCCACGCCGATCATCAACCACCCCGAGGCGGCCATGCTCGGCGTCGGCCGGATCGTGCCCAGGCCGTGGGTGCACCAGGGCGAGTTGGCCGTGCGGCACGTGGTGCAGTTGTCGCTCACCTTCGACCACCGGGTGTGCGACGGCGGTACGGCGGGCGGCTTCCTGCGGTACGTGGCGGACTGCGTCGAGCAACCGGCGGTGTTGCTGCGGTCGGTGTGAGGAGCACGGGCGGGGGCCCTGGTGGAGGCGCGTGACGTAAGTCCCGTGCCTGTAGGGCCCTTCACGGGGGTGTCAATGATCCTTCGTATGCCCATACTCGGGGTGTGACCACGAAAGAGGGCGGCCCGTACGACGCCGTCGTGCTCGCCGGGGGCGGCGCCGCCCGCCTCGGCGGTGCGGACAAGCCGGGGGTGCGGGTCGGCGGCCGTGCGCTGATCGACCGGGTGCTCGCGGCGTGCTCCGGCGCGGGTACGACCGTCGTGGTGGCCGCGCCGCGGCCGACCGTGCGCCCCGTCGTCTGGGCGCGCGAGGAGCCCGCGGGCGGTGGCCCCCTGGCCGCGCTCGACGCGGGGCTCGCCCGCACGACGGCGGAACAGGTCGTCGTACTCTCCGCCGACCTGCCGTTCCTGGGCGAGCGGACCGTTCGCCGGCTTCTCGACGCGCTGGCCGGGAGCGGGGCGGACGGCGCGGTGCTCACCGACCCCGACGGCCGCGACCAGCCACTCGTCGCGGCCTATCGGCGTGACGCACTCCTGCGGGGGATCGCCGCGCTCGACGAGCGGGACGGCCACGGGGGCGGCGGGCTCGCCGGGCTGCCGTTGCGGCGGCTCACCGGGCGGCTCGCCCTCACCCGGGTCGCGGACCCTCTCGCCGCTTTCGACTGCGACACCTGGGACGACATCGCGTCCGCCCGGGCGCGGATCAGGGAGCATGGCAACGTGTTGGATGAATGGATTTCCGCAGTCAAGGACGAGCTGGGCATCGAGCTCGACGTCGACACCGGCGCCCTCCTGGACCTCGCTCGCGACGCCGCGCACGGCGTGGCCAGGCCCGCGGCACCGCTGACCACGTTCCTCGTCGGGTACGCGGCGGCGCAGGCCGCGGCGCGCGGCGGAGCGGCCGGTGGTGCCGAGGCGGTGGCCGAGGCGACGCGCAAGGCCGTGGCTCTCGCGGCCCGCTGGGCGGACGAGGACCAGCAGAACGCGAAGCCGGGCGCCGCGCAGCCCGAGTCCGCGCAGCCGGGCGCCGCCCAGGCCGAGTCAGAGGGGCCCGGCGCCGCCCAGCCCAAGTCCGCGTCGTCCGCCCCCGCGAGCCCCGGCGCCGCCCAGCCCGGCTCCCCTCGGCCCGCCCCCGCGCAGCCCGCTCCCGGTACGCCTC
This window encodes:
- the paaA gene encoding 1,2-phenylacetyl-CoA epoxidase subunit PaaA, which encodes MATAAAHQAAGTEPDEAAPAADPAARAAEYQAVFDAAVAADERIEPRDWMPDAYRASLVRQIAQHAHSEIIGMQPEANWITRAPSLRRKAILMAKVQDEAGHGLYLYSAAETLGASRDELLDKLHSGRQKYSSIFNYPTLTWADVGAIGWLVDGAAITNQVPLCRCSYGPYARAMVRVCKEESFHQRQGYESLLALSRGTEAQHAMAQDAVDRWWWPSLMMFGPPDDESSHSEQSMTWKIKRHSNDELRQRFVDICVPQAESLGLTLPDPDLAWNESRGHYDFGAIDWTEFWDVLKGNGPCNDQRISQRRRAHEEGAWVREAAAAYARKQTPAQGTATQHGEATA
- a CDS encoding DUF5819 family protein, yielding MDRNDEGSGEGPGESVGAEAGGPEAERPVRVGIAGLRLGYQIAAACALAVVAAAACVHVAMLFLHVAPSNTLTKQHGDVVDEWIYPEFEQNWKLFAPNPLQQNVAVQARAELRTADGGVRTTDWYGLSAMDGAAIDGSLLPSHTQQNELRRAWDFYVGSHDSQNRPVGLRGQLSERYVRRIAYMRLDREEPGREGDEIARVQLRSKTTNVRPPKWSDEKVSLKPTYRVLPWWTVEPDDLPLAEGRGRVDADTKSHAGVGTKGRADTEAEGAAR
- a CDS encoding HTTM domain-containing protein, whose amino-acid sequence is MSRFEHPLARGLSNVTGFALGPYQTAVIRIGFAGTWLFFLLRELPHRHEMYGPDGPWNWDMAQQLIANNGAFTALMWSDGHLWFEIVYAVGILSSVLLLLGWHTRAMSVLFMIGVLSLQNRSIFMGDGGDNVIHLMSTYLVFTRCGQVWSLDARRAERAREGGQDPAGPAGPVLWWVLGLALSVVTFMGELSGGWLLLFWGLWLAHGLWWAVGRRAPGSELRKLLDVVANLAHNAGLLVIMVEACLIYATAGWYKIQGSRWQDGTAVYYPLNLDYFSPWPALSELLSSHGIMVLLVTYGTVAVQVAFPFALFNRRVKNVLLVAMIVEHSAIAVVLGLPFFSLAMIAADAVFLPTSFLRRLGRWAARVREGALSRLPLSRGSDVPEQRSGDAEGSAKFVGTGDSARSADSGDATESMASGDSVAGARGEEPTGPAHVGFTP
- a CDS encoding TrmH family RNA methyltransferase; the protein is MNRTDGADPEGAVRAWRGLADTSVLLDGFHAVKHALRFDARVPVALTSDRPAVLALADELAPDVKDALDELLTQVPDDRLRALVPRLHPTAMAALAVRPSRAANLEALRRPSRSAPVVVLDDPRNLGNAGAVIRLAAGFGATGVVTTGTLDPWHPTVVRGGAGLHFATAVERVEVADLPPGPVFALDAEGDDIRGLKLPDDAVLAFGSERSGLSAALRERADHLVSLPMRPQVSSYNLATSVGMALFHWSAGRPPGPEA
- the paaN gene encoding phenylacetic acid degradation protein PaaN, coding for MAAELTAPQLIAKHRPTLDQALETIRTRAYWSPHPEHPKAYGENGSLSLPEGKAAFDALQGTRFDLDQPGTDDWVGGEVSPYGPELGITYPHPDIDTLLPAMRTGMRAWRDAGAEVRAVVCLEILSRISARTHEFAHAVMHTSGQAFMMAFQAGGPHAQDRGLEAVAYAYVEQSRTPDAAEWTKPQGKRDPIALNKRFTPVARGISLMIGCNTFPTWNGYPGLFASLATGNPVLVKPHPRAVLPLALTVRIAREVLAEAGFDPNLVCLAVERPGEGIAKTLAVRPEIKLIDYTGSTSFGDWLEANARQAQVYTEKAGVNTVVVESTDDYKGMLANLAFSLSLYSGQMCTTPQNLLIPRDGIQTDAGAKSYDDVVADLAASVNGLLGDDARANGILGALVNPDVKSRLEAAAGLGEVALPSREITNPEFPDAVVRTPVIVKLDGAKPDAEAAYLSECFGPVSFAVAVDSGEDAVELLRRTVRDKGAMTVGAYTTSEEFSATVEETCLEECAQLSLNLTGGVYVNQTAAFSDFHGSGGNPAANAALCDGAFVANRFRVVEIRKDA